The Candidatus Hydrogenedentota bacterium genome segment CTCCTGCGCGGCGTGGTATATCGACGCCACATGGCCCGCCGCGCCGCTCCCGGGCTGGGCGCTGTGGGAGTATGCGGTTGCGGGTGCGCTGCTTGCGATTGCGGGGCAGATCGGCGACCTGGTGGAGTCGATGATGAAGCGCGACGCCGGGGTGAAGGATTCCGGCCGCCTCTTGCCGGGGCACGGAGGCATTCTGGACCGGTGCGACGGGTTCCTGTTCGCCGCGCCGATGTTGTATTACCTGTTGGTATGGCTGCCCGTTCGGGTTGAGGTCTAAGACGAGTATGTATGAAACGCAGTTGAGCGCCGTTCGCGAGGATATCAAGAAGCTGGAGGAGCTCCGCGCCTGCCTGAACGTGGACGACACGAACATCAAAATCGGGGCGCTGGAAGCGCGGATGTCGGAGCCGGGCTTCTGGGACAACGCGGACACGGCGCAGAAGGTGGTTCAGGAGCTGAAGGCCCTGAAGGGCATCGTCAGCGCGCCGGCGGCGCTGAAGACGGAGCTGGAGGATCTGGAGGTGCTGATCGAAATGGCCGCGGAAGAGGATGACGCGAGCCACGAGGAGGAGATCCGCGAGCAGCAAGAGGCGCTGCAGGAACGCCTCGCGCGCCTGGAACTGAGCAGCCTGTTCATGGACCCGCGCGACTCGAAGACGGTGATCCTGAGCATTCATCCGGGGGCCGGGGGCACGGAATCGTGCGACTGGGCGGAGATGCTGCTGCGCATGATGCTGCGTTTCTGTGAGCGGAACGAGTTCAACGTCGAGTTTCTGGAATACCAGGAAGGCGACGAGGCCGGGTTGAAGAGCGCGACGCTGCGCATCACCGGCGTCAACCCGTATGGGACGTTGAAGTCCGAGGCGGGCGTGCACCGGCTAGTGCGTATTTCGCCGTACGACTCGGCGGCGCGGCGGCACACCTCGTTTTCCGCGATTGAAGTGCTCACGGAGATCGACGACGAGATCAACATCGAGATCCGCGAGGAAGACGTGAAGATGGACGTGTACCGGTCCAGCGGCGCGGGCGGCCAGAAGGTCAACAAGACCAGCTCGGCCGTCCGGCTGACGCACCTTCCCTCGGGGATTGTGGTGGCGTGCCAGATCGAGCGCTCGCAGCACCAGAACCGGGCGGTGGCGATGCAGATGCTGAAGTCGAAGCTTTACGATATCGAGCAGAAGAAGCTGGAAGCCGAGCTGGATGCGCAGCGCGAGGGCCACCAGGATGTCGCCTGGGGGAGCCAGATCCGCAGCTACGTGTTGCACCCGTACCAGATGATCAAGGACCACCGGACCAACTTCGAGACCGGCAACGTGACCAAGGTGCTGGATGGCGGTTTGGAGCCCTTCATTACCGCGTACCTGCGCTGGAACCTGGAAAAGCGCAACCGAAACAACTAGCGCGGCTTCGTCGCGGGCGCGCGGCGGCCCGGGGCGAAGATGGACGACACGGCGGGATCAGGGCCATCGCCCTTGCCGAAGATACGGCGGCCACGGCCGCGAGGAGACGATGCCATGGATGAGAACAACCCGGTATTCCAGAAGCTGGAAAAGCTCTTTCAGCGGGTCAAGGAAACGATCGAAAGCGCGGACGACGAGAAGATAACGCCGGACGATCGCCGCCTTATTCACCTGCTGGAAGACAAGATGGTGGACGAGGCGATCAAGATCGCGGAGAACTCGAACATCCCCGGCCTGAAGAAGACGGTGAAGGTGATCTCGCAGACCATGGCGCGGGCGCTGGACATCGAGACGGGATCCGCGGCGCCCGCGGCGGAGCCAAGCGGGGCGGCGCAGGAGCTGCGCCAGCACCGCATCGACAAGATGGAGCGGATCCGGGCGCGGGGCGACAACCCGTTCAAGTACGCGTTTGACCGCAGCCACAACATCGGCGCGGCGCGCGCGGAATTTGAGGCGGCGGAGAAGGACGCCACCGAGGAGAACCCCGCGGAAGTCCCGGCGCGCCTGGCCGGCCGCGTCGTGGCGTTCCGCAGCCAGGGCAAGAGCTGCTTCGCGGATATCCGCGACGAGTTCGGGCGCATCCAGGTGTTTTTCGGCCTCCAGCAGGTGGGCGAGGACGTCTTCGAGACGCTGAAGGACGTCGATCTGGGCGATTTCATCGGGGTATCCGGCGCGATCAAGCGCACCCGCCGCGGCGAGGTGACAATCTTCGCCGAGCGGTACGAGATGCTCACAAAGTCGCTCCGCGCCTCGGCGGAGAAGTACCACGGGCTCAAGGACGTGGAAACGCGCTACCGCCAGCGCTACCTGGACATGGTGGCGAACCCGGAGGTGATCGACACGTTCAAGAAGCGCGTTCAGGTGGTCTCGCACATGCGGTCGTGGCTGGAGTCCCGGGGTTATCTCGAAGTGGAGACGCCCATGCTGCACCCGATCCCGGGCGGCGCGACGGCGCGGCCCTTTATCACGCACCACAACACGTATGATCGCGATCTCTACCTGCGCGTGGCGCCGGAGCTTTATCTGAAGAAGCTGATTGTGGGCGGGTTCGACAAGGTTTTCGAGATCAACCGGTGCTTTCGCAACGAGGGCGTGGACACGCGGCACAACCCCGAGTTCACCACGATGGAACTCTACGTGGCGTACCAGGATTATCTGGGATTGATGGATGAAACCGAGGAAATGCTGGCGCACATCATCGAGAAGGTGGTGGGCGACACGACGTTCACGTACCAGGGGCACACGATCAGCATCCAGCGCCCCTGGAGACGCATGACGCTCCACGACGCCATCCGCGAATACGCGGGCGTCGACCTGGAGGCCACGCGCGACCGCG includes the following:
- the prfB gene encoding peptide chain release factor 2, with the translated sequence MYETQLSAVREDIKKLEELRACLNVDDTNIKIGALEARMSEPGFWDNADTAQKVVQELKALKGIVSAPAALKTELEDLEVLIEMAAEEDDASHEEEIREQQEALQERLARLELSSLFMDPRDSKTVILSIHPGAGGTESCDWAEMLLRMMLRFCERNEFNVEFLEYQEGDEAGLKSATLRITGVNPYGTLKSEAGVHRLVRISPYDSAARRHTSFSAIEVLTEIDDEINIEIREEDVKMDVYRSSGAGGQKVNKTSSAVRLTHLPSGIVVACQIERSQHQNRAVAMQMLKSKLYDIEQKKLEAELDAQREGHQDVAWGSQIRSYVLHPYQMIKDHRTNFETGNVTKVLDGGLEPFITAYLRWNLEKRNRNN
- the lysS gene encoding lysine--tRNA ligase, with translation MARALDIETGSAAPAAEPSGAAQELRQHRIDKMERIRARGDNPFKYAFDRSHNIGAARAEFEAAEKDATEENPAEVPARLAGRVVAFRSQGKSCFADIRDEFGRIQVFFGLQQVGEDVFETLKDVDLGDFIGVSGAIKRTRRGEVTIFAERYEMLTKSLRASAEKYHGLKDVETRYRQRYLDMVANPEVIDTFKKRVQVVSHMRSWLESRGYLEVETPMLHPIPGGATARPFITHHNTYDRDLYLRVAPELYLKKLIVGGFDKVFEINRCFRNEGVDTRHNPEFTTMELYVAYQDYLGLMDETEEMLAHIIEKVVGDTTFTYQGHTISIQRPWRRMTLHDAIREYAGVDLEATRDRDEAARLAKEAGVDVDPTMGYGKIVDEVMSAKVQPHLVQPTFLYDYPIELSPLAKKKRDNEALTERFQPFIACLEVGNAFSELNDPIDQRERFEAQVALREAGDDEAQFLDEDFITSLEVGMPPTAGLGIGIDRLAMIVTDSASIREVIFFPLLRTV